The following proteins are encoded in a genomic region of Porphyrobacter sp. CACIAM 03H1:
- a CDS encoding GFA family protein, with translation MHGLHSVRVHDVYDPNRPLIAMVRQPSFDKYRSQATPTDAQLKCRKRSLPMPQGRCHCGACVYAIEGEAVRASICHCSDCQRCAGAHAVGWLAVPRAAFRLVQGEPAIYRSSPGAERWFCGACGTGLYYINEDVLPGIVDVQIATLDDPDAYPPEALMQLADAPAWVATLHKLPRFERFPPD, from the coding sequence ATGCATGGTCTGCACAGCGTGCGGGTTCATGATGTTTACGACCCGAACAGGCCATTGATTGCGATGGTGCGCCAGCCTAGCTTCGACAAGTACCGAAGCCAAGCCACGCCGACCGACGCTCAGCTCAAGTGCCGGAAAAGGAGCCTGCCGATGCCCCAGGGTCGCTGCCATTGCGGCGCTTGTGTCTATGCTATCGAGGGCGAGGCTGTTCGCGCCTCCATCTGCCATTGCTCGGACTGCCAACGCTGTGCAGGCGCGCATGCTGTCGGCTGGCTGGCGGTGCCGAGAGCGGCATTCCGGCTGGTGCAGGGCGAGCCTGCAATCTACCGCTCGTCCCCCGGTGCGGAACGCTGGTTCTGTGGGGCGTGCGGGACCGGTCTTTACTACATCAATGAAGATGTCCTGCCAGGGATCGTCGACGTGCAGATCGCGACGCTCGACGACCCTGATGCCTATCCGCCCGAGGCGCTGATGCAGCTGGCGGATGCACCGGCTTGGGTGGCGACGCTGCACAAGCTTCCGCGGTTCGAACGTTTCCCGCCGGACTAG
- a CDS encoding ABCB family ABC transporter ATP-binding protein/permease — MPPDAPTPAADPANKKTRARDVEGWPTLRRFLPYLWPKDNPALRTRIVIAMALVLAAKAVTLALPFAYKGAVDAMSGTGTMREGATVALALVAAYALGRFTSVAFDNLRNMAFERVGQIATLHLAEDVFHRLHRLSLRFHLARRTGEVTKIIERGTKSIDQMLYFLLFNIAPTIIELIAVGVIFYLNFGIELVAATAVTVIAYVWVTRAITEWRTKLRREMNDLDGKALHRAVDSLLNYETVKYFGAEKREEARYSQAARAYAEAAIKSENSVGLLNMAQGAITNALVAGAMAYTVWGWSTGALTVGDLVLVNTYLIQLFRPLDVLGWVYRTIRQGLIDMAEMFRLIDTDIEVRDKLGAPALVIRKPTVVFDNVTFGYDPGRTILNGLSFEVPAGTTTAIVGPSGAGKSTIGRLLFRFYDPQAGRVLVGGEDIAGVTQESLRAAIGIVPQDSVLFNESLAYNIAYGAEGANQARIEAAARDAALTPLIERLPDRYDTMVGERGLKLSGGEKQRVAIARTLVKNPPILLLDEATSALDTRTEQEILATLHRIAEGRTTIAIAHRLSTIADADNILVLDHGRLAESGDHATLIARGGLYAEMWARQASERREDDDLAAEAEAAE; from the coding sequence ATGCCGCCCGACGCCCCCACCCCCGCCGCCGATCCTGCCAATAAGAAGACTCGCGCGCGCGACGTGGAGGGCTGGCCGACACTCAGGCGCTTCCTCCCCTACCTCTGGCCGAAGGACAATCCGGCCCTGCGCACCCGCATCGTCATCGCGATGGCGCTGGTGCTGGCGGCGAAGGCCGTCACCCTCGCCCTGCCCTTCGCTTACAAGGGCGCGGTCGATGCCATGTCGGGAACAGGCACGATGCGCGAAGGGGCGACGGTCGCGCTGGCGCTGGTCGCGGCCTATGCGCTGGGGCGCTTCACATCGGTCGCCTTTGACAACCTCAGGAACATGGCCTTCGAGCGGGTCGGCCAGATCGCTACCCTGCACCTGGCCGAGGACGTCTTCCACCGCCTCCATCGCCTGTCCCTGAGGTTCCACCTCGCGCGTCGCACCGGCGAGGTAACCAAGATCATCGAGCGCGGAACCAAGAGCATCGACCAGATGCTCTATTTCCTGCTGTTCAACATCGCGCCGACCATCATCGAGCTGATCGCGGTCGGCGTCATCTTCTACCTCAATTTCGGGATCGAGCTGGTCGCGGCCACCGCCGTCACCGTGATCGCCTATGTCTGGGTGACGCGCGCGATCACCGAATGGCGCACCAAGCTGCGGCGCGAGATGAACGATCTCGACGGCAAGGCCCTGCACCGCGCGGTCGATTCGCTGCTCAACTACGAGACCGTGAAGTATTTTGGCGCCGAGAAGCGGGAGGAGGCGCGCTACTCCCAGGCCGCGCGCGCCTATGCCGAAGCCGCGATCAAGTCCGAGAACTCGGTAGGCCTGCTCAACATGGCGCAAGGGGCGATCACCAACGCGCTGGTGGCAGGCGCAATGGCCTATACCGTGTGGGGCTGGAGCACCGGTGCGCTGACGGTCGGCGATCTGGTCCTCGTCAACACCTATCTGATCCAGCTGTTCCGCCCGCTGGACGTGCTCGGCTGGGTGTATCGAACCATCCGTCAGGGCCTGATCGACATGGCGGAGATGTTCCGCCTGATCGACACCGACATCGAGGTGCGCGACAAGCTCGGCGCCCCCGCGCTGGTCATCCGCAAGCCGACGGTCGTCTTCGACAATGTCACCTTCGGTTATGACCCGGGCCGCACGATCCTGAACGGCCTCAGCTTCGAAGTGCCCGCCGGCACCACCACCGCCATCGTCGGCCCCTCGGGCGCGGGCAAGAGCACCATCGGGCGGCTGCTGTTCCGCTTCTACGATCCGCAGGCCGGCCGCGTGCTGGTGGGAGGCGAGGACATCGCCGGGGTCACGCAGGAGTCGCTCCGCGCCGCGATCGGCATCGTCCCGCAGGATTCGGTGCTGTTCAACGAAAGCCTCGCCTACAACATCGCCTATGGCGCCGAAGGCGCGAACCAGGCGCGGATCGAGGCGGCGGCACGCGATGCCGCGCTCACCCCGCTGATCGAGCGGCTGCCCGACCGCTACGACACGATGGTGGGCGAGCGCGGGCTGAAGCTCTCGGGCGGGGAGAAGCAGCGCGTCGCCATCGCCCGCACGCTGGTCAAGAACCCGCCGATCCTGCTGCTCGACGAGGCGACCAGCGCGCTCGACACCCGCACCGAACAGGAGATCCTCGCAACCCTCCACCGGATCGCCGAAGGCCGCACCACCATCGCCATCGCGCATCGCCTGTCGACCATCGCCGATGCCGACAACATCCTCGTCCTCGATCACGGCCGGCTGGCCGAAAGCGGCGACCATGCAACGCTGATCGCGCGGGGCGGGCTCTATGCCGAAATGTGGGCGCGCCAGGCGAGCGAGCGGCGCGAGGACGACGATCTCGCTGCCGAGGCCGAAGCCGCCGAGTAG
- the hslU gene encoding ATP-dependent protease ATPase subunit HslU produces MDSSPTQSLTPKAIVAALDEHIIGQADAKRAVAVALRNRWRRQRLGAELRDEVTPKNILMIGPTGCGKTEISRRLAKLAEAPFIKVEATKFTEVGYVGRDVEQIARDLVEEAIRLEKERRREKVREAASEAAMQRLLNALVGENASEATRESFRQRIVQNAMNDVEVEIEVRDTPAAPFDMGPMGGQIGMIDLSDMMGKALGRKNTRRQKLRVPDAWDKLVDEEADKRLDQDDVARAALQNAETNGIVFLDEIDKIAVSDVRGGSVSREGVQRDLLPLIEGTTVATKYGPMKTDHVLFIASGAFHVAKPSDMLPELQGRLPIRVELRALTEADFVRILSETRANLVTQYKALLGTEQVTLDFADDAVAEIARIAAQVNSSVENIGARRLQTVMERLLEEISFEAEDHVGETIRIDADYVRSRLEGLAGNTDLSKYIL; encoded by the coding sequence ATGGACAGCTCCCCCACTCAGTCGCTCACCCCCAAGGCCATCGTCGCCGCGCTCGACGAGCACATCATCGGTCAGGCCGACGCCAAGCGCGCGGTCGCCGTCGCGCTGCGCAATCGCTGGCGCCGCCAGCGGCTCGGCGCCGAGCTGCGCGACGAGGTCACGCCCAAGAACATCCTGATGATCGGCCCCACGGGCTGCGGCAAGACCGAGATCAGCCGCCGCCTGGCGAAACTCGCCGAGGCCCCCTTCATCAAGGTCGAGGCGACCAAGTTCACCGAGGTCGGCTATGTCGGCCGCGACGTCGAGCAGATCGCCCGCGACCTCGTGGAAGAGGCGATCCGCCTCGAGAAGGAACGCCGCCGCGAGAAGGTGCGCGAGGCCGCGAGCGAGGCGGCGATGCAGCGGCTCCTCAATGCGCTGGTCGGCGAGAACGCCTCGGAGGCGACCCGTGAAAGCTTCCGCCAGCGCATCGTCCAGAACGCGATGAACGATGTCGAGGTCGAGATCGAGGTGCGCGACACGCCGGCCGCACCCTTCGACATGGGCCCGATGGGCGGGCAGATCGGGATGATCGACCTGTCCGACATGATGGGCAAAGCGCTGGGGCGGAAGAACACCCGCCGCCAGAAGCTGCGAGTGCCCGACGCATGGGACAAGCTGGTCGACGAGGAGGCCGACAAGCGTCTCGATCAGGACGATGTCGCCCGCGCCGCGCTCCAGAACGCCGAGACCAACGGGATCGTGTTCCTCGACGAGATCGACAAGATCGCGGTCAGCGACGTGCGCGGCGGCTCTGTCAGCCGCGAGGGCGTGCAGCGCGACCTCCTCCCGCTGATCGAGGGCACCACGGTCGCCACCAAGTACGGGCCGATGAAGACCGACCACGTGCTGTTCATCGCGAGCGGTGCCTTCCACGTCGCCAAGCCCTCGGACATGCTGCCCGAATTGCAGGGCCGCCTGCCGATCCGCGTCGAGCTGCGCGCGCTGACCGAGGCGGATTTCGTGCGAATCCTTTCTGAAACCCGCGCCAATCTCGTGACGCAGTACAAGGCGCTGCTCGGCACCGAACAGGTGACGCTCGATTTCGCCGATGATGCCGTTGCCGAGATCGCGCGCATTGCCGCGCAGGTGAACAGCAGCGTCGAGAACATCGGCGCGCGGCGCCTGCAGACCGTGATGGAACGGCTGCTCGAGGAGATCAGCTTCGAGGCCGAGGATCACGTCGGCGAGACGATCCGCATCGATGCCGACTACGTCCGCTCCCGGCTCGAGGGGCTGGCGGGCAACACCGACCTTTCCAAGTACATCCTGTAA
- a CDS encoding prolyl oligopeptidase family serine peptidase, producing MLRLRFIGALLAATAMPLAAQTATTQPEQAPELVVAKPAALTAEQMPPIPLELAERVRPYLEARGAGFAGWDPNTRAVMISTRFANVSQLHRVEMPMGARTQISFEAEPVRGSFAPGKGDVVLVSKDRGGDEYFQLHTLKDGRLTLLTDGRSRNEMNAWSRDGELIGFSSTRRNGVDSDLYVMNPRDPGSARMVHESKGGGWAIAGFSPDKTTAYVADYRSVQDVDLYRLDLASGAMTPIGDPRAMIAYGGMEIGPDGTLWVTSDEGADFQRLGRIDPVTGTFTPVSREKWDVDGFDISDDGKTIVYEVNEAGSDRLRILDIASGKVTRVDALPAGQIGGLEIAPWGEIGFSFSSAKSAADVWSLDPKTMQLTRWTRSETGGLDTEVNVEPRIVTTKSFDGLEVSGLLYMPDPAKFPGKRPLIVSVHGGPEGQSTAGFMGRSNYYLNELGIGVFYPNVRGSTGYGKTFVSLDNGPFKREDSVKDMAALIDAVRKDKAVDPAKVGLTGGSYGGYMCYAAAVQLKDRIAATQCTVAISNFVSFLENTNPYRQDLRRVEYGDERIPEQRAKLMEISPLTRVNEIEKPMFVITGANDPRVPKSEADQMVAAIRANGGEAWHLVAADEGHGFAKKANSDYAFLAQLVFWKKHLLGE from the coding sequence ATGCTTCGACTGCGTTTTATCGGCGCGCTGCTCGCCGCCACTGCCATGCCGCTTGCGGCCCAGACAGCGACCACCCAGCCCGAGCAAGCACCCGAGCTGGTTGTCGCCAAGCCTGCTGCGCTCACCGCCGAACAGATGCCCCCGATCCCGCTCGAACTGGCCGAGCGCGTGCGCCCCTATCTCGAAGCCCGCGGCGCGGGCTTCGCCGGCTGGGATCCGAACACCCGCGCGGTGATGATCTCGACCCGCTTCGCCAATGTCAGCCAGCTCCACCGCGTCGAGATGCCGATGGGCGCACGCACCCAGATCAGCTTCGAGGCCGAACCGGTGCGCGGCTCCTTCGCGCCGGGCAAGGGCGATGTCGTGCTGGTCAGCAAGGATCGCGGCGGGGACGAGTATTTCCAGCTCCACACGCTGAAGGACGGCCGCCTCACCCTGCTCACCGACGGCAGGAGCCGCAACGAGATGAACGCCTGGAGCCGCGACGGCGAGCTGATCGGCTTCAGCTCGACCCGCCGCAATGGCGTTGATTCGGACCTCTATGTCATGAACCCGCGCGATCCCGGTTCGGCACGGATGGTCCACGAGAGCAAGGGCGGCGGCTGGGCCATCGCCGGCTTCTCGCCCGACAAGACGACCGCCTATGTCGCCGACTACCGCTCGGTGCAGGATGTCGACCTCTACCGGCTCGACCTCGCCAGCGGCGCGATGACCCCGATCGGCGACCCCAGGGCGATGATCGCCTATGGCGGTATGGAGATCGGCCCCGACGGGACGCTGTGGGTGACGAGCGACGAGGGCGCGGACTTCCAGCGCCTCGGCCGGATCGACCCGGTCACCGGCACCTTCACCCCGGTCAGTCGCGAGAAATGGGACGTCGACGGCTTCGACATCTCGGATGACGGCAAGACCATCGTCTACGAGGTCAACGAGGCGGGTTCGGACCGGCTGCGCATCCTCGACATCGCTTCGGGCAAGGTGACCCGCGTCGATGCCCTGCCCGCCGGCCAGATCGGCGGGCTCGAGATCGCGCCGTGGGGCGAGATCGGCTTCTCCTTCTCCAGCGCCAAGAGCGCGGCGGACGTCTGGTCGCTCGACCCCAAGACGATGCAGCTCACCCGCTGGACCCGCAGCGAGACCGGCGGTCTCGACACCGAGGTCAACGTCGAGCCGCGCATCGTGACGACGAAAAGCTTCGACGGGCTGGAGGTCTCGGGCCTCCTCTACATGCCCGATCCGGCGAAGTTCCCCGGCAAACGCCCGCTGATCGTCAGCGTCCACGGCGGGCCCGAGGGCCAGTCGACCGCGGGCTTCATGGGCCGCAGCAACTACTACCTCAACGAGCTCGGCATCGGGGTATTCTACCCCAACGTCCGCGGTTCGACCGGCTACGGCAAGACCTTCGTCAGCCTCGACAACGGGCCGTTCAAGCGGGAGGACTCGGTCAAGGACATGGCTGCGCTGATCGATGCCGTGCGCAAGGACAAGGCGGTCGATCCGGCGAAGGTGGGCCTAACCGGCGGCTCCTATGGCGGCTACATGTGCTATGCGGCGGCGGTGCAGCTGAAGGACAGGATCGCGGCCACCCAGTGCACCGTGGCGATCAGCAACTTCGTCAGCTTCCTCGAAAACACCAACCCCTACCGCCAGGACCTGCGCCGGGTGGAATACGGCGACGAGCGCATCCCCGAACAGCGCGCCAAGCTGATGGAGATCAGCCCGCTCACCCGGGTGAACGAGATCGAAAAGCCGATGTTCGTGATCACCGGTGCCAACGATCCGCGCGTGCCCAAGTCAGAAGCCGACCAGATGGTCGCCGCGATCCGGGCGAACGGCGGCGAGGCGTGGCACCTCGTGGCCGCCGACGAGGGCCACGGCTTCGCGAAGAAGGCCAATTCCGACTACGCCTTCCTCGCGCAGCTGGTGTTCTGGAAGAAGCACCTGCTGGGCGAGTAA
- a CDS encoding ACT domain-containing protein, whose protein sequence is MAGGPVSDLAGMLAGMAPVLDAQAWAFVLIEGEPPAEAFALIREDEGTTAILPAEGGGFARITLTVHSALEGVGLTAAVAGALAARGIACNVVAGFHHDHLFVPWERREEALEVLQRLSVTG, encoded by the coding sequence ATGGCGGGCGGGCCGGTCAGCGATCTTGCGGGGATGCTGGCAGGCATGGCCCCTGTGCTCGATGCTCAGGCCTGGGCCTTTGTCCTGATCGAGGGCGAGCCGCCCGCCGAAGCCTTCGCCCTGATCCGCGAGGACGAGGGCACCACCGCGATCCTGCCGGCGGAGGGTGGCGGCTTTGCCCGGATCACCCTCACGGTCCATTCCGCGCTCGAGGGCGTGGGCCTTACCGCCGCCGTGGCGGGCGCGCTCGCTGCACGCGGGATCGCCTGCAATGTCGTGGCGGGGTTCCACCACGATCACCTCTTCGTGCCGTGGGAGCGGCGCGAGGAGGCGCTGGAGGTGCTCCAGCGCCTCTCCGTCACGGGCTGA